The Panicum hallii strain FIL2 chromosome 9, PHallii_v3.1, whole genome shotgun sequence genome has a window encoding:
- the LOC112875428 gene encoding uncharacterized protein LOC112875428 isoform X2, translating into MKSSLRSRRQELRRVSNGVIFGPTATDYGRCADSASGGTTWLVLWHPLLRLRFFTCYLLSWRLCLMRAISNPYRQGGGLAPGADELLHPDGDGGVASQDARRSGIRCNKE; encoded by the exons ATGAAGTCGTCGCTGCGGAGCCGCCGGCAGGAGCTGCGGCGTGTCAGCAACGGCGTCATCTTCG GTCCGACGGCGACGGATTACGGGCGATGCGCTGACTCAGCCTCCGGCGGCACAACTTGGCTCGTCCTATGGCATCCGCTCCTACGATTGCGATTCTTCACCTGCTACCTCCTGTCTTGGCGTCTTTGTCTTATGCGTGCTATCTCCAATCCCTACAG GCAAGGTGGAGGACTAGCTCCAGGAGCAGATGAACTACTCCATCCAGATGGAGATGGAGGAGTCGCCAGCCAGGATGCCCGGAG GTCGGGGATCAGATGCAACAAGGAATAG
- the LOC112875428 gene encoding uncharacterized protein LOC112875428 isoform X1 has translation MKSSLRSRRQELRRVSNGVIFGAMLPPSSRSLWSPQVTRIRRRRLCRHSSLQDLTTASPPLPQGPTATDYGRCADSASGGTTWLVLWHPLLRLRFFTCYLLSWRLCLMRAISNPYRQGGGLAPGADELLHPDGDGGVASQDARRSGIRCNKE, from the exons ATGAAGTCGTCGCTGCGGAGCCGCCGGCAGGAGCTGCGGCGTGTCAGCAACGGCGTCATCTTCGGTGCCATGCTGCCTCCTTCCTCCCGCAGTCTGTGGAGCCCGCAGGTGACGCGGATCCGGCGACGGCGTCTGTGCCGCCACTCCTCTCTTCAAGATCTGACGACGgcttctcctcctctccctcaaGGTCCGACGGCGACGGATTACGGGCGATGCGCTGACTCAGCCTCCGGCGGCACAACTTGGCTCGTCCTATGGCATCCGCTCCTACGATTGCGATTCTTCACCTGCTACCTCCTGTCTTGGCGTCTTTGTCTTATGCGTGCTATCTCCAATCCCTACAG GCAAGGTGGAGGACTAGCTCCAGGAGCAGATGAACTACTCCATCCAGATGGAGATGGAGGAGTCGCCAGCCAGGATGCCCGGAG GTCGGGGATCAGATGCAACAAGGAATAG